Genomic segment of Planctomicrobium piriforme:
ATCGCCGCGGTCGTCAGCAACTCACCCCAGATGCCAGATCGCATCGAGCCATGTGCCGCCGCGATCATCACGTCGCCTGACATGAGCGAAACGACCGCCTGCAGTTCTTTCGCGTACGGCTCAGGATCGCTGTGAAACAAATCGCCCCACAACGTTGTACGACAGCGCCCCACGAGGGGTTGTGATACCGTCACCGGATTCAAACCGTCTCGGGCACACTGCTGGCGATATCCCAGTGCATCGAGTGCATCGCTGACGACCGCTGAATACAGCAGGCTTTCGTATGTGACATCCATCTTCAGGTTGCTCCCGTCTAACACTGAGTGAGCGTTGCTTCAAAAAAGGGGAGAGGGGTGCAGCCCGATTGCTTCATGAGATTGTGAGGTTTCAAGCGGCTCTGAATTTGCTGCAACCGCTGGCAAACCGACTGGGGCAGGATTACTATTCGTCCACGCGATTTCGATGGCGGCGCGGGCTGCCGGCAAGCTTTTTCGACCGGGCGCAACGTTGACGATTGCGCTGTTGCAGGCACGACGCCGATGAATTTTGAGTTGCTGACGGTTCTGGCCCTGCTGCTGTCGGCGATTGTCATGTTCGCCATCAATCAGCCGCGCATGGATGCGGTTGCACTGCTGATGCTCACGGCGCTCCCGTTCACCGGCGCGGTGACCATGAGCGAATCGCTCGCGGGGTTTGCTGACCCGAACATCGTCCTCATTGCCGCCCTGTTTGTCATCGGCGACGGACTCGTGCGCACGGGCGTGGCCCGACTGCTGGGGGACTGGCTGACAGCTCGTGCGGGGAGCAGCGAAGTCCGGCTGCTCGTGCTGCTGATGCTCGTCGTCTGCGGGCTGGGCTCGACCATGAGTTCCACGGCGGTGACGGCCATCTTCATTCCGGTCGTCCTCCGAATTTCCCGCAGCACGGGGACCGCACCCGGCAAATTGATGATGCCCCTCAGCATGGCGGCGCTCATCAGCGGGATGATGACCCTGGTGGCGACCGCGCCCAATCTGGTGGTCAACAGCGAATTGATCCGCCAGGGAGCGACGGGCTTTCGCTTCTTCAGCTTCACCCCGTTTGGTGCGCCGGTTCTCGTCCTGTGCATCATCTACATGCTCTTCGCCAGACGCTGGCTGCCGGGGCATGTTGGCGATTCGAATTCCGGCACAAGGGGCAGGCCGAGCCTGAGCGAGTGGGTTGAACGCTACAAGCTGGCGAATCGCGAGCATCGCGTGCGAGTGAGTGCGCGTTCGCCTCTGGTGGGCCGAACCCTCGCAGAACTGGGCTTGCGCAACAAATCGGGCGCCAATCTGTTGGCCATCGAACGCGACCGGATGCTGATCCAGCCGACTCCCAAAACGGCGATCAAGGCGGAAGATATCCTGCTGATCGACCTGTTCGCCGAGAGCGCCGACGTGGCTGAACTCCGGCAGCAATACCATCTCGAAGAACTGCCGTTCTCAGGTTCGCATTTCACCGACCATTCGCAGGATCTGGGAATGGCGGAAGTCATTCTCCCGGCCGATTCGGAACTCGTCGGGCAGACAGTGGCCGAAGCTCGATTGCGCGACCGCACCGGACTGACGGTGATCGGTTTGCGGCGTCGCAATGTTGCTGAAGAGCGGAACCTGCAACATGTCGAACTCGAACTGGGGGACACGCTGCTGCTGATGGGGCCCTGGAAAGCGATTCAAAGTGCCCAGTCGAGCAGCAACGACTTCATCACATTGAGCCTGCCGCGCGAATATGACGATGTGTTGCCCGTGCCCGGTAAGTCGCTGCAATCGCTCTTCTGTCTGGGTCTGGTGATCTTGCTGATGGTGACGGGGCTGGTGCCGAACGTGCAGGCGGCGCTGATCGGATGTCTGCTGATGGGCCTGCTGGGGTGCGTCAATCTGGAAAGCGCGTATCGCTCGATTGATTGGAAGACCATCGTATTGATCGTCGGCATGCTGCCGTTTTCGATCGCTCTCCAGCGGACAGGCGGAGTCGAACTGGCTTCCGACGCACTGCTGTCGATCACCAATGGGCTGGGAGTCTATGGCGTACTGGCAACGCTGTTCTGCCTGACGGCGCTGCTGGGGATGTTTATCTCAAACACGGCTACGGCGGTGCTAATGGCCCCCGTGGCGCTGTCGATGGCGGAGCACCTTTCCGCCTCGCCGTATCCCTTTGCGATGATCGTGGCGCTGGCGGCTTCGACGGCCTTCATGACTCCGGTTTCTTCGCCGGTCAACACGCTGGTGGTGACGCCGGGCAACTATACGTTCAGCGATTTTCTCAAGATCGGCGTGCCGTTCAGCATGATCGTGATGATTGTCAGCGTACTCATGGTTCCCTGGCTGCTGCCGTTGTACTGACGGCTTCAATTCCTCTTCAAGGCGATGTTAATGAATGATCCGCAGCATGAATCGCCGACGCCGCCAACCGCTTCACAGCGAATATTGAACTTCGTCGAGGCGGTCGGCAACAAAGTTCCTCATCCTGCGATCATCTTTCTCATCCTGACCGGCCTCGTGGTGCTGGCCTCACATGTGCTCTACATCACAGGGGCCAGCGTCTCTTACGACGTGGTCGTACTGCCGCCGGAATCCGCCGCTCATTCGGAAGTCGAGCCCCCGTCAGTGGCGGACACGGGAATCGCGGTGGAGTACCGGACGCTCGATGAAGCGAAAGCTCAGATTGAAACTCGCACCACCCCGGCCAAAAGCTTGCTCACCGCGGACGGGATTCGCTTCATCTACACGTCGCTGATTCCGAATTTCATGGGCTTCAACGCGATCGGCCTGTTGATCGTCGCCATGATCGGAGCGGGCCTCGCCGAAGAGGCGGGGCTGGTGAACGCGCTCATCCACAAGCTGGTCATGGTCTCTCCCCGAAATGCGCTGACGTATATCCTGGTGTTCCTGGGGATCATGTCGAGCGTCGCCGCGGATGCAGGTTACCTGGTGCTGATCCCCCTGGCAGGGACCGCGTTTATCAGCGTGGGTCGGCATCCGCTGGCAGGGATTGCGGCCGGCTTTGCGGCTGTGGGCGGCGCGTTCACCGTGAACATGGTGATCAAGCCGCTGGATGCCGTGTTGACGGAGTTCACCAACGACGCCATTCATCTCGTCGATCCGACGCTCTCGATCGATCTGGGAGCGAATCTGTGGTTCTCGATTGCATCCGTTCTGTTTCTGACGGTGGTCATCAGTCTCATCACGGAACTGCTCATCGAGCCTCGGCTGGGTGTTTACGTCCCGGCGGAACCGGTCGATACCCGTTGCCGCATCTCGCCTGAGGAAGCACGGGGGCTGAAATGGGCGCTGGGCGCACTCCTCGGCTCGCTGCTGCTGTTCGGATTACTGACGCTGCCTGCGGGTGCGCCGCTGCGGAATCCCCAGACCGGCGCCCTGATCGGCAACTCCCCGTTCATGAACGGGCTGATCGCGGTGATCATGGTGCTGTTCCTCAGCACGGGCATCGCCTTTGGCACCGGAGTGGGCAAATTCAAATCCGTCAACGACGTCATCAACGCGATCGTCAAATCGGTCAGCAGCCTGGGGGGGACGATATTTCTGATGCTGATCATCAGCCAGTTCGTCGCCTACTTCAATTACAGCAACATCCCGACGCTGATGGCGGTGTCGATGTCCAGCGCTCTGGTGGAAGCGGACATCGGCCCCTTCTGGCTGCTGATCGGGTTCATCGGCGTGGTGACGTTGCTGGATTTGTTCTTTACGCCGGCCATCGCCAAGTGGGCGATCTTCGCGCCGGTCTTCGTGCCGCTGTTCGTGCAGTTGGGAGTCGCCCCCGAGGCGGTCCTGGCGGCGTACCGGATTGGTGACGGCCCGATGAACGCGATTACGCCGCTCAACGCCTATTTCGCACTGGTTGTGGGCTTCTCGCAGAAGTACGACAAGCAGGCCGGCGTCGGCACGATCGTGTCGCTCATGCTGCCGTACGTCGTGGGACTGATAGTGCTGTGGACACTGCTCTTCGCCGCCTGGTTCCTGCTGGGACTGCCGTGGGGGATTTGAGAGCAGTTTGCTCTATCAAGTGCCCGCACGGTGTGTGTCTCGTGTGACGAGCAGTAACTCGCCGCGTGGACGAATAGGGCAACCCATTTCGCGGACGCTCAGTGGGGCACAAGAGATTTGAAATTCGAAGAGAAGTAACCACGAAAAAAACGAAACACACGAAAAAATGCTTTTACCTCAAACGCCTTCACGAGTGATGGCCGATGTCCGCGGCTGATCCCGCTTCCACATTCCCTTTCGTGTCTTTCGTGCTTTTCGTGGTTTAATCCTCTGATTCGTTTGCTCATCAGGCAGTCGTCGTCGAAGGCAGGGCGACCACCTGGACTGACACTTCCATTCGCTGAAACGCATCCGATGGGCCTTCCCAGGTGCCGGAGAGTGGGGCGGCTTTTTCCTGTTCACGGGTGACGCCCACCGAGATGTGTTCGTTCCCGGCGAGTTTGTTGTTCGTCGGATCGAAGCCCCGCCAGCCTGCGCCCGGTAGATAGATTTCCGTCCAGGCATGCGTCGCGCCGTGCTGGCCTTCCGCCATCTGGATGTAGCCGGTCACGAAGCGGGAACCGAATCCCCAGTGCCGCGCCGCTTCCATCATCAATACCGCGTAGTCGCGGCACGAGCCGCTGCCCAACTCGAGCGTCTGGTGCGGCAGTTGCACGCCGTGGTCGTGACGCTCGACATATTTCAGCGACTTGAAGATATGTGTATTCAGGCGATTGAGCAGTTCGAACGAGTCGATAAGCTGCCCGGGTTCGTAGAGTGCCCGCAGCCATTCATGCAGGGCAGGGCCATCGTAGGGATAGCTGGGCAGCCGATAGGGAACGAGTTCGATCTGCTCGGCCGGATCGTACTGAAATGGATAGGAACGGGCCTGGGGCGAGATGAGACACTCAATGGGATTGTCGTCACAGAGCGTCACGTCAAACTCGGCCAGCAGTCGAAACTTGTCTGAAGGGGTTTGGAACGTGAGGATCGCGACCGAGTTCCCTTCGATATCCCGCAGCCAGCGCACCGACGCTTCCGGCTCGACCACCAGTCGGGAACTGGAGATATGCACCTCGTGCCCTTCGCGCGGACGCAGCAGTGCCCGATGCGTGCCGAATTTTACGGGCTCGCTGTAGAAGTACTCGGTGCTGTGGATGATGCGGACTTGCTTCATGGAAGATTGCTTTTCGTTCAGGCTCGAGCGGGGGGCTGGCTGGCCGGCAGCTTTTCCTGTCTGCCGTGCTCCAGCTTGTTTGGGCGTCAGGTGCTGGGAATTTCGTCGGGCCTGTAATTGGGGAGCCAGCGACATGGGAACAGTGAAAGCAAGGCGAGGCCGGTCAAACACAAGAAACCGACCTTCAGTGCGCGGATCCGCGCCTCGGCATTGATGCGCAAGGCTTCTTCCAATTGGTCGGGTGTGGCGCTTGTGGCCCCCAATCGTTCCTTGATCTGGACGTCGCTCATGAAGTTCAGGTTTGTCAAATTGACTTCATCCTTCAACTCGGCGGTGATCACCGGGTTCTGGTTCAACTGACCGATGATCATCGTGCTCAAGAGCCCGACCAGCACGGCTCCGACGACGGCCGTTCCCACGGCTGCAGCGAGGTTCTGGGTCACGCCGCGCAGTGCCCCAACGTCGCCAGCCAGTTCCTTGGGCGAAGCGGTGACCAGCACGTTGAACAGCAGCGTCACGAGCGCTCCCTGCCCGAGGCCGACCACGATCAGGCCAGCGATCACCGGCGGAACGCTCCAGTCATTGCGGACGACGGTGGCCAGCCAGGCGGTCCCGGCGGCGACCAGCAGGAACGCGCCCGTCGCGATCTGGCGCGGCGTGAATCGCTTGTAGAGACGGACAATCAGAATGGCGGTGAAAAACACCGTCAGCATGAAGGGCATCATCGCAATGGACGTCTGGAAGGCGGGACTGCCCTGGACGATCTGAATGTAGAGCGGGACGGAGAAGTTGATGGCCCCCTCCATGGCAACGATCGCGAACAGTGCCACGACCGTCATCCACTCCCGCGGAGAGTCGACCACCTCCAACGCGATCAAAGGAGTTTTTCCCGCGGACGCCTGCCGGTGCGACCAGGCGACGAACGCGGCCAGGATCGCAACGCCAACGACGATCAAGGCGGGCGCCGGCGACACTCCGACGAGGTCGAACGGCGCCGCGGGACGTGCGAGCAGCACTCCCCACGTACGGAGGTTATTGAAGCCGAAAATGATGCAGATCACAGCCGCAGACGAGAGCAGGACGCCGATCAGATCGATTTTGACATCGGGTTTTGGCCGGGACGGTTTGAGCTGAAAGCTCAGCAGCAGCAAGACCGCCGAATGCACAATGAGCAACCCGAACGCCCAGCGCCAACTGAGCCAGGTGGCAACCGATCCGACAATAATGAAGGCGAGGACGCCGGCAATCGCACGCGCTGAGCCGAGCCAGCCCACCGCTTCCGCCTGCTGCTTGCCCCGATAGTGATCGGCGATGAGCACCACCAGCGTGGGGACCAGAGCCGCTCCCGCAAACCCGGCCAACCCCTGGCCGGCGAGCATGATCTCCGCGGTTGGACTGAGGACAATCGTCACCATCGCCAGCAGAAACAGGCCCGCCGCCGTCTGGAAAAAGACCTTCGAGCCAAACCGCTGCCCCAGCTTGGCGCCGAGCATGATGAATCCGGACACGCCGAGAGAGTAGAGCACGACAGCTGTTCCGACGGTGGTCGGAGGAGTGTTGAAACTCTCAACCATTCCGCTCATCGACACCGGGATCGCCGCGACATTGAACGACATCAGCATCTGGCCGAGTGCGATGACAATCATCGGCACCCACGAGTCGCGCACCTCGGCCCCGGTGCGTGCGGTCGAATCAGAGAGTGTTGCCATGCTGAGACCACCCGCGAATTGAGATCTGTGAAGTTGGACAAAAGACGCCGCGCCTGACGCGACAAGGCAGCCGTCAGACTTCTGGTTTCGAAACAAACAGATCCATCCCCAACTGCTGGGACAGGAACCGGGCGACGAGTTGCCCTTTGACGCTGTTGCCGGCGGCATCGAGCGGCGGTGCGAACGTGCCGATGCCCCCTTTGCCTGGCGACACCGTCACGATGCCGCCGCCGATTCCGCTTTTGCCTGGCAGACCGATGTCGAACAGCCAGTCGCCGGATGTTTCATACAGGCCAGCAGTGGCCATCACCGCCAGTGCATAATGGCAGACCGCAGGATCGACAACCCGTTCCTTCGTCAGTGGATTGACGCCTCCGTCGGCCAGCGTCGCCCCCATCACCGCCAGATCTCGAGCGCTGACGTTGAGCGAACATTGCCGCGTATACAGATCCGTCGCCTCGGCCGGGTCCATATAGATACGGCCAAAGCTTTGTAGCAGCCGGGCGATGCTTTGATTGCGAAAGTTCGTCGCGCGGGCCGATTCCAGAACTTCTTCGTTCATCGGCAATTCACGTCCGGCGAACCGGGAGAGCCCGTCGTAGATGAACTTCCATTTGTCTTCCGGGGTAGCGCCGGGAGCGAGACTGGTCGTGGCGATGGCGCCGGCGTTCACCATGGGATTGGTGCGACCCTGCGAACCCTGTTCGATGGCGGCCAGCGAGTTGAACGCCAGGCCGGTGGCATTGGCGCCGATTTTGTCACGCACCGTGCTGCTGCCGAGCAATTCACAGACGAGCGCGAAGACGAACGGCTTGGAGACGCTCATGATCGTGAACTCGGCTTCCGCATCGCCGGCGGAATAGACGTTGCCGGACGTTCCGACCACGCAAATGCCGAAAAGCTCGCTCGGAACCCGCTCCAGGGCAGGGTACACCGCGGAGTTCTGACCGTCCGTGTTCGATTTGAATCGCGCGTGAGCCTCGGCAATCAGCTCGCTGACACGTTCATCGGGCGGGAGATGTCCGGTCGAAACAAACGGGACGGTCGCGTTCGGAGTTGATGATTCGGCAGCAGTTGGCTTCATGGTCATCAATTCCGCCTTCGAATCAGTTGTTCTCAGTTTTCAGTGGTCAGTATTCAGTGGTCAGTATTCAGTGAAAACCGGATCATGAGTGGAGTCACACATCGAGCTGTTTCAGGCTTTTCAAACTGACAACTGACAACTGACAACTGAAAACTGTCGACTTGGAACCAGGTTAATACAGACCAGGGATGCAAACTGCCGCGTCATGCGCTCAATCCTGAGGTGTGCCGGCCACTGGTTTCTCCACACGGAAGAGGATGGTGTACAGCACCGGCATCACGATCATCGTCAGCACGCAGGCGAACGACAGGCCGAACATGATGCACGCTGCCATGGCCGCGAAGAACGGGTCTTTGGTCAACGGGATCATGCCGAGAACCGTCGTAATCGCGACCATCAACACCGGCCGCAGCTTGCTGGTGGCACCGTCGAGAATCGCCTGATAATGAGGGACGCCGTCGGCGAGGTTCGTGCGAATCTTGCTCAGCACGACGATTGAATTCTTGATCTGTTCTCCCCCTAGGCTCAGAACTCCCAACAGGGCCATGAAGCCGAAAGGCTGGCCTGTGATGAGCAGTCCGGCGGTGACGCCGATGACCGCCAACGGCACGATCATCCACACCAGCAGCGTCAGCCGTACCGAGTTGAACAGGCACACGACGATGAACACCATCAGCACCAGGGAAATCGGCAGCGGCTTCAACAACGCCGCACGGGCATCGCGGGAGTTTTCATATTCGCCTCCCCACTCCATGAAGTAGCCTGGCGGCAACTCGATCTGTTCGATGCGGTCTCGAACGCGGCTGAAGAGCTGACTGGGGAGCCCGGTTCTCGGATCAGCATGCACGGTGATCGTCGGGCTCCGGTCGCGGCGCATCACCACTGGATCTTCCCAGGCCACTCCGACATCGGAGACAACCTGGCTGAGTGGAATCATTCGCCCTGCAATCGGGCTGAAAATCTGCATGCTGCTCAGAGCGGCAACGTCGTTACGCTCGTCGGCGGG
This window contains:
- a CDS encoding SLC13 family permease, whose protein sequence is MNFELLTVLALLLSAIVMFAINQPRMDAVALLMLTALPFTGAVTMSESLAGFADPNIVLIAALFVIGDGLVRTGVARLLGDWLTARAGSSEVRLLVLLMLVVCGLGSTMSSTAVTAIFIPVVLRISRSTGTAPGKLMMPLSMAALISGMMTLVATAPNLVVNSELIRQGATGFRFFSFTPFGAPVLVLCIIYMLFARRWLPGHVGDSNSGTRGRPSLSEWVERYKLANREHRVRVSARSPLVGRTLAELGLRNKSGANLLAIERDRMLIQPTPKTAIKAEDILLIDLFAESADVAELRQQYHLEELPFSGSHFTDHSQDLGMAEVILPADSELVGQTVAEARLRDRTGLTVIGLRRRNVAEERNLQHVELELGDTLLLMGPWKAIQSAQSSSNDFITLSLPREYDDVLPVPGKSLQSLFCLGLVILLMVTGLVPNVQAALIGCLLMGLLGCVNLESAYRSIDWKTIVLIVGMLPFSIALQRTGGVELASDALLSITNGLGVYGVLATLFCLTALLGMFISNTATAVLMAPVALSMAEHLSASPYPFAMIVALAASTAFMTPVSSPVNTLVVTPGNYTFSDFLKIGVPFSMIVMIVSVLMVPWLLPLY
- a CDS encoding AbgT family transporter, producing the protein MNDPQHESPTPPTASQRILNFVEAVGNKVPHPAIIFLILTGLVVLASHVLYITGASVSYDVVVLPPESAAHSEVEPPSVADTGIAVEYRTLDEAKAQIETRTTPAKSLLTADGIRFIYTSLIPNFMGFNAIGLLIVAMIGAGLAEEAGLVNALIHKLVMVSPRNALTYILVFLGIMSSVAADAGYLVLIPLAGTAFISVGRHPLAGIAAGFAAVGGAFTVNMVIKPLDAVLTEFTNDAIHLVDPTLSIDLGANLWFSIASVLFLTVVISLITELLIEPRLGVYVPAEPVDTRCRISPEEARGLKWALGALLGSLLLFGLLTLPAGAPLRNPQTGALIGNSPFMNGLIAVIMVLFLSTGIAFGTGVGKFKSVNDVINAIVKSVSSLGGTIFLMLIISQFVAYFNYSNIPTLMAVSMSSALVEADIGPFWLLIGFIGVVTLLDLFFTPAIAKWAIFAPVFVPLFVQLGVAPEAVLAAYRIGDGPMNAITPLNAYFALVVGFSQKYDKQAGVGTIVSLMLPYVVGLIVLWTLLFAAWFLLGLPWGI
- a CDS encoding transglutaminase family protein; the protein is MKQVRIIHSTEYFYSEPVKFGTHRALLRPREGHEVHISSSRLVVEPEASVRWLRDIEGNSVAILTFQTPSDKFRLLAEFDVTLCDDNPIECLISPQARSYPFQYDPAEQIELVPYRLPSYPYDGPALHEWLRALYEPGQLIDSFELLNRLNTHIFKSLKYVERHDHGVQLPHQTLELGSGSCRDYAVLMMEAARHWGFGSRFVTGYIQMAEGQHGATHAWTEIYLPGAGWRGFDPTNNKLAGNEHISVGVTREQEKAAPLSGTWEGPSDAFQRMEVSVQVVALPSTTTA
- a CDS encoding MFS transporter, which encodes MATLSDSTARTGAEVRDSWVPMIVIALGQMLMSFNVAAIPVSMSGMVESFNTPPTTVGTAVVLYSLGVSGFIMLGAKLGQRFGSKVFFQTAAGLFLLAMVTIVLSPTAEIMLAGQGLAGFAGAALVPTLVVLIADHYRGKQQAEAVGWLGSARAIAGVLAFIIVGSVATWLSWRWAFGLLIVHSAVLLLLSFQLKPSRPKPDVKIDLIGVLLSSAAVICIIFGFNNLRTWGVLLARPAAPFDLVGVSPAPALIVVGVAILAAFVAWSHRQASAGKTPLIALEVVDSPREWMTVVALFAIVAMEGAINFSVPLYIQIVQGSPAFQTSIAMMPFMLTVFFTAILIVRLYKRFTPRQIATGAFLLVAAGTAWLATVVRNDWSVPPVIAGLIVVGLGQGALVTLLFNVLVTASPKELAGDVGALRGVTQNLAAAVGTAVVGAVLVGLLSTMIIGQLNQNPVITAELKDEVNLTNLNFMSDVQIKERLGATSATPDQLEEALRINAEARIRALKVGFLCLTGLALLSLFPCRWLPNYRPDEIPST
- the glsA gene encoding glutaminase A, which codes for MKPTAAESSTPNATVPFVSTGHLPPDERVSELIAEAHARFKSNTDGQNSAVYPALERVPSELFGICVVGTSGNVYSAGDAEAEFTIMSVSKPFVFALVCELLGSSTVRDKIGANATGLAFNSLAAIEQGSQGRTNPMVNAGAIATTSLAPGATPEDKWKFIYDGLSRFAGRELPMNEEVLESARATNFRNQSIARLLQSFGRIYMDPAEATDLYTRQCSLNVSARDLAVMGATLADGGVNPLTKERVVDPAVCHYALAVMATAGLYETSGDWLFDIGLPGKSGIGGGIVTVSPGKGGIGTFAPPLDAAGNSVKGQLVARFLSQQLGMDLFVSKPEV